Proteins from a genomic interval of Malassezia vespertilionis chromosome 9, complete sequence:
- a CDS encoding uncharacterized protein (TransMembrane:2 (i387-404o424-441i)), with product MDARTERAAALREKTQAQHAAFRRAIKKSSDDKGNFYCGPLAKQVRIARANVRAAYMTLLFACPYDAEAKHIDKRLWTDTTYKIIVALRASFLRSDKRTDSTNTAISATSGKKNERSQGEYRRFLREERTFWESFAVKIVHIFSLDEAYGALQKLGLLGTDAAREAQLAEACDAGVDAMYEPIARKRDAENWEHRQHLFTVLQRVLTYCGDLYRYTEMVSHTGKRGYHQKTKPIMHDAIRFYHEAHLLLPDHGHPSNQLAIVATSLGDAFGAVYQSYCATCVPHPSSNAQHNLSLTLTAYAASWEHCPMRHEVQDAWRQASLVHTAAERLCMPVLGEKLERPAAWFESLLHFHALTARHTHLDEAAVLGEVLLRNVLSLRGKNSLRAVDYLRVFVAAVAALVRIRSTGTLTAQADGMAQHGSELVLVSHILGLLTALLAVAREEIGESKPGCKPGTGPTLQRTLPTLRLGAKWVYKHADYLQALAHRAATMANATGVEHNVLRMACIAELYQSKTITFYASYADYLNQLKRTFVGLPVLPHEKQAGKALVAEDAELMALLPFAGVLFHPAPHSLALATEPPLFHKHCCDMARIADALQDALSLASVPSSGVTFDTEQQLFVSVAQSVQLEVHEDPVSLALRVMDRERDAYDSSDLLRTLPRAEHVPPTASPWHGVLESAPESLCSTPLAKSSIWATHTTSPFGWNAL from the coding sequence ATGGatgcgcgcacagagcgtgccgctgcgctgcgagaaaagacgcaggcgcagcatgcggcattccggcgcgcgataAAGAAATCAAGTGACGACAAGGGTAATTTTTATTGTGGGCCGTTAGCAAAACAGGTAcgcattgcgcgtgcgaatgtccgcgccgcgtacatGACACTTTTGTTCGCTTGCCCCTACGATGCAGAAGCAAAGCATATTGACAAGCGGCTGTGGACAGACACGACGTACAAGATAATTGTTGCGCTCCGTGCAAGTTTTTTGCGCTCGGATAAACGCACAGACTCTACGAACACTGCTATAAGCGCCACAAGTGGGAAAAAGAACGAGCGCAGCCAGGGCGAGTACCGCAGATTTTTGCGCGAAGAACGTACTTTTTGGGAGTCATTTGCAGTGAAAATTGTGCACATATTTAGCTTGGATGAGGCGTATGGCGCTCTCCAGAAATTGGGCCTTCTTGGCacagatgcagcgcgcgaggcgcaaCTGGCCGAGGCGTGCGATGCTGGCGTCGACGCGATGTACGAGCCAATTGCACGgaagcgcgatgcagagaATTGGGAACACCGCCAGCATTTGTTTACGGTTTTGCAACGAGTGCTTACGTACTGCGGCGACTTGTACAGGTACACAGAGATGGTCTCGCATACGGGGAAGCGCGGCTATCATCAAAAAACAAAGCCCATCATGCACGACGCGATTCGATTTTACCACGAGGCGCACTTGCTGCTTCCAGATCACGGACACCCGTCCAATCAGCTTGCAATCGTTGCCACATCGCTCGGCGACGCATTCGGCGCCGTATACCAATCATACTGTGCGACCTGCGTGCCGCACCCATCCTCCAATGCACAACATAATTTATCTTTGACGCTCACTGCTTACGCCGCGTCGTGGGAACATTGTCCCATGCGGCACGAAGTGCAGGATGCCTGGCGTCAAGCGTCGCTAGTGCATACCGCTGCGGAGCGACTGTGTATGCCAGTACTAGGAGAGAAATTGGAGCGTCCTGCTGCATGGTTCGAAAGTCTATTGCATTTTCATGCGCTGACTGCACGGCATACTCACCTTGATGAGGCTGCTGTGCTGGGCGAAGTGCTGCTTCGTAACGTGCTGTCCTTGCGCGGGAAGAattcgctgcgcgccgtagATTATTTGCGTGTGTTTGTCGCTGCTGTCGCTGCCCTGGTGCGTATTCGAAGCACTGGCACTTTGacagcgcaagcagatGGCATGGCACAGCATGGATCGGAGCTGGTGCTTGTATCGCACATCCTTGGCCTACTCACTGCACTgcttgccgtcgcgcgcgaggagATTGGGGAGAGCAAGCCCGGGTGCAAGCCAGGCACAGGGCCAACGTTACAGCGTACGCTTCCTACCCTTCGCCTAGGCGCCAAGTGGGTGTACAAGCACGCAGACTACTTGCAAGCTCTTgcacaccgcgccgcgacgatggcgaATGCTACTGGAGTAGAACATAACGTGCTTCGGATGGCGTGCATTGCCGAACTATACCAGAGCAAGACTATCACGTTTTATGCATCCTATGCAGACTACTTAAATCAGCTTAAGAGGACGTTTGTCGGACTTCCGGTGCTGCCTCACGAAAAGCAGGCAGGCAAGGCATTGGTCGCGGAAGACGCAGAGTTGATGGCTTTGCTTCCGTTTGCGGGCGTCTTGTTTcacccagcgccgcattctttggcgcttgcgacgGAACCGCCCCTTTTTCACAAGCACTGTTGCGATATGGCACGCATCGCCGATGCATTGCAAGATGCACTCTCCCTTGCGAGTGTACCGTCGAGTGGCGTGACGTTTGATACAGAGCAGCAACTATTTGTATCGGTGGCACAATCCGTACAGCTAGAGGTACATGAAGATCCTGTATcgcttgcattgcgcgtCATGGaccgcgagcgcgacgcgtacGATTCATCcgacttgctgcgcacgctgccgagAGCTGAGCATGTTCCACCGACCGCATCACCTTGGCACGGGGTTTTAGAGAGTGCGCCAGAAtcgctgtgcagcacgccgcttgcaAAATCGTCGATTTGGGCGACGCATACGACCTCGCCCTTCGGCTGGAATGCACTGTAA
- a CDS encoding uncharacterized protein (COG:O; COG:T; EggNog:ENOG503NYRU) — protein sequence MAEMALEALVSTLEGWPRIQQLLYIAEHAPALRQTAAKQAIQAIQACTSAVALYAHAWKLYNTDAADPIAFDEAWKEAVEARTAQDRTKLYGELRMYQNNTIDESIRMAYHDLGRHYWHTGEMEEALLHFEKARDYFSTNEHALEMYLSAMEVALYLGQYATAVAYADKAESVVQTLPTIDFVVPGQTDAWRSVLAQGSTDPSARGEPTTGSAAISALFRAGGGAGLRRVDVDERSGDAHEKVLPRINAVRMLGEWGDASVHERLPTVRLDAVHASAYADMANPIQFAWYAVLSALHVPPNEQRQRVSELAEDAQFRCATESDQAPREVLQAFLVSNFSRTLAILARYTDAFALDRILGKERTEKIMHAIMSRLLVCYLNAFSRCSLQGIATAFGWALEDTVQRVALLIRAGNLAARIDWHAQVVEMDESYATSQGPDTLWKNVCNAMALRQRTTLAQKMSAAKCVQGD from the exons ATGGCTGAAATGGCGCTGGAGGCGCTGGT CAGCACATTGGAAGGCTGGCCACGCATACAGCAGTTGCTCTATATTGCTGAGCATGCACCAGCACTGCGCCAGACTGCTGCAAAACAGGCGATCCAGGCGATCCAggcatgcacaagcgcagTTGCGCTTTATGCTCATGCCTGGAAGCTGTACAATACAGATGCAGCGGATCCGATCGCGTTCGACGAGGCGTGGAAAGAAGCGGTCGAGGCACGGACCGCACAGGATCGCACCAAGCTGTatggcgagctgcgcatgtACCAAAACAATACCATCGACGAAAGCATCCGCATGGCGTACCATGACTTGGGCAGACACTATTGGCACACGGGTGAGATGGAAGAAGCACTTTTGCACTTtgaaaaggcgcgcgactATTTTTCGACAAacgagcatgcgctggaaATGTACTTGAGCGCCATGGAAGTCGCGCTTTACCTTGGCCAGTATGCGACAGCAGTTGCGTACGCTGACAAGGCCGAGTCTGTAGTACAGACGCTCCCAACCATTGACTTTGTCGTTCCGGGCCAAACAGACGCGTGGCGCTCTGTTCTTGCGCAGGGATCCACAgatccaagcgcgcgcggcgagccgaCAACAGGAAGTGCCGCGATAAGCGCTCTGTTTCGGGctggcggcggtgcaggtTTAAGGCGCGTCGATGTGGAtgagcgcagcggcgacgcgcacgAAAAAGTACTGCCGCGCATCAATGCGGTGCGTATGCTGGGCGAATGGGGCGATGCTTCGGTGCATGAGCGCCTGCCGACTGTACGACTGGATGCGGTACATGCCAGTGCGTACGCTGATATGGCCAACCCCATCCAATTTGCGTGGTACGCGGTGCTGTCTGCATTGCATGTGCCACCAAACGAACAGCGTCAGCGTGTAAGCGAGCTGGCGGAGGATGCACAGTTTCGATGCGCGACAGAGAGCGAccaggcgccgcgcgaggtGCTGCAGGCTTTTCTTGTTTCAAATTTCAGCCGCACATTGGCCATTCTCGCTCGATATACAGACGCGTTTGCACTGGACCGGAtcctcggcaaggagcgtACCGAGAAAATCATGCATGCCATCATGTCGCGGCTCCTTGTATGCTACCTAAATGCATTTTCGCGGTGCTCGCTGCAAGGCATCGCGACAGCGTTTGGATGGGCGTTGGAGGATACTGTGCAGCGCGTAGCTTTGCTCATCCGCGCGGGTaatcttgccgcgcgcatcgactGGCACGCCCAGGTAGTAGAAATGGACGAATCGTACGCGACATCGCAAGGCCCTGATACGCTCTGGAAGAATGTATGCAATGCCATGGCACTGCGGCAAAGGACTACATTGGCACAAAAAATGAGTGCGGCAAAGTGCGTACAGGGTGACTAA